The sequence CTTCCCGTGCGCCACCTGTGGAATCGCCTTTAAGACCCAGAGCAATCTCTACAAGCACAGGAGGACGCAGACGCACCTCAACAACTCCCGGCTGTCCTCGGAGTCCGAGGGGGGTGGGGGCGGCCTCCTGGAGGAAGGAGACAAGGCCGGAGAGCCTCCCAGAACAGACTGCAGGGGTGAGAGCCGGAGCCAGGAGATGCACGAAGGGGCCTCGGAGAGACCCCTTTCTCCAGGTGCCCACGTGCCCCTAGTTGCCAAGAACCTGGATATGAAGACCGAAGCTGCTCCCTGTCCAGGGTCCGCATTTGCCGACAGAGAGGCTCCTTGGGACTCTGCCCTCACAGCCAGCACACAGCTCTGGCGCAAGTTGCCGGAGCAGAAGTCTCCGACCGTCGGGAAGCCGTGCGCCCTGCAGCGGCAGCAGGCGACAGCAGCTGAGAAGCCCTGGGATGCCAAGGCCCCCGAGGGCCGGCTGCGGAAGTGTGAGAGCACCGACTCGGGGTACCTGTCACGCTCAGACAGCGCGGAGCAGCCGCCCGCGCCCTGCAGCCCCCTGCACAGCCTCTCAGAGCACAGCGCCGAGTCCGAGGGGGAGGGCGGCCCGGGCCCGGGACCAGGGGGCGCGGGGGCCGAGCCCGGGGCGCGAGGAGCCGGCCTGGAGCTGGAGAAGAAGCGGCTGGAGGAGCGCATCGCCCGGCTCATCTCCCACAACCAGGCGGTGGTGGACGATGCCCAGCTGGACAACGTGCGGCCCCGGAAGACCGGGCTGTCCAAACAGGGCAGCATCGACCTTCCCACGCCCTATACCTACAAGGACTCCTTCCACTTTGACATTCGCGCTCTGGAGCCGGGCCGTAGGAGGGCCCTGGGCCCCGCGCGCTCCACCTGGACGCCTCCAGACAAGTCTCGGCCCCTGTTCTTCCACTCCGTCCCCACTCAGCTCTCCACCACCGTGGAATGTGTCCCTGTCACCAGGAGCAACTCGCTGCCCTTCGTCGAGGGCTCCAGGACATGGCTGGAGCCCCGGGACCCCTGGCCCAGGACGCAGAAGCCTCTGagccccaggcccagcccagcccGCCTTGGCTGCCGCTCGGGACTGAGCTCGACTGACGTTCCTGGTGGGCATCCCCGGGCCCTGGTCAGACAGGCCGCGGTGGAGGACCTGCCAGGCATCCCCACTGGCGATGCCCCGGTGCCCACAGAGGACACAGATGTAAAGAGAATTGCTGCGCGGGAGGCCGTAGCCGGCAAGGGCAGAGCAGGCGGCAGGAAGTGTGGCCAGAGGAGGCTGAAGATGTTCTCTCAGGAGAAGTGGCAGGTGTACGGGGATGAGACATTCAAAAGGatctaccagaaaatgaaagctAGTCCCCATGGAGGCAAGAAAACCAGGGAGGCGGGAGTGGGCAGTGGGACAGAACTGGGCCTTCCCCTGCAGAAAGAGGCAGCAGGGAGCTCAGGCACAGTCCCCACCCAAGACAGGAGGACCCCTGTCCATGAGGACACATCCACAGGGGCAACGCCAGAGCCTTGGGGAAATCCGCCAGCCCCGGAGGCCTCCTTGGTGACTGAGCCCACTAAGCATGGGGAGATGGTGGCCAGGACAGGAGACAGGAACCGACCCAGGGTGGAAGAGGTTGTGTCATCTCCTGCACTGGGTGGCAGAGACAGTCCCTGTTCAGGCAGTCGGAGCCCCCTGGTCTCTCCAAATGAGAGGCTGGAACTGGGGTGGCAGCTGACCCCAGCACCTGGCCCCCTCAAAGGGGGTGACCTAGAGGCCCCCAGGCCAGTTTTGCCAGACCCCAAGCTGGAAGGAGGCGCCGGAGGTGTGGGGGATGTTCAGGAGACCTGCCCGTGGGCCCAGACTGTCCTGAGATGGCCCAGCAGTGGCTCTGGGGAGGACAAGCTCCCCTCGGAGAGGAAGAAGCTGAAAGTGGAGGACCTGCACAGCTGGGAGCAACCAGAGCCTGTGGGCGCAGAGACCCCGGGTAGGCCCGTGCAGGCTGCCTCTTTGTCATCCCAGAAGCAGGACGCTGATCCTGGGGAAGTGCCAGGGGGATCGAAGGAGAGTGCCAGGCAGGGGGGCGAGCTTCTGGAGTCCTCTGGAGCCTCCTTGGCTGCTGATTCTGTTGCCCTGAAGAGGGTGGGGCCAAGGGACAAGGCTCCCCCACTGCATCCTGCAGTCCCAGCCCCTGGGGAGCACCCCCCACTGGCCaccccacctcaggctcccagagTCCTCTCTGCCCTGGCAGACAATGCCTTTTCCCCGAAGTACCTCCTCAGGTTACCTCAGGCAGAGACCCCCTCACCACTGCCCATTCCCCGGGGACCCAGGCACAGCCAGGACTCTCTCTGCAGCAGTGGGTGGCCTGAGGAACGGGCATCATTTGTTGGGTCAGCACTGGGGACCCCTCTTTCTCCCAGCCCAGCCTCAGGCCCCTCCCCAGGTGAGGCGGACAGCATCCTGGAGGACCTCAGCTCTTCCAGGCCACGGGATGGGAGAAAAGGGGCACAGTTGAGgggggacaagggggacaggaTGGCCACTAACAGGCCAGCAGCCAGGGAGTCGCCTATCTCAGCACCCGGGGCTCCCAGGGAGGCCACCTCCTCCCCGCCCACTCCAATGTGTGAGGCACACTTAGTTCAGGACATGGAGGGTGACAGCGACCGTATCCATCGCCTCTGCATGGGCAGCACTTTGGCAACGGCCAGGCCCTCTGGGGATGTCCCAAATCCCTGGGTACCCAACTGGGAGCTGGGGGAGCCTCCTGAGAATGCCCCAGAAGATCCTTCTTCAGGGCCCCTGGTGGGCCCCGACCCGTGTTCCCGCCTCCAGCCTGGCTCCTTCCTCACTGCCCTCACTCGGCCTCAGGGTGTGTCCCCAGGCTGGCCAGAGCTGGCCCTGTCTTCCCACTCAGGGACGTCCCGgagccacagcccccacagccCCCACAACCCCTTTCCCTCACTGAAGGCTGAGCCGCGGCTCACGTGGTGTTGCCTGAGCCGCAGCGTCCCTCTGCCCGCGGAGCAGAAGGCAAGGGCGGCGTCTGTGTACTTGGCGGCGCACTTTCCCGGTAGCAGCCTCCGAGATGAGGGTCCCAGTGGCCCTCCTGGGAGCAGTGGAGGATGGACCTGGACAAGCCCTGGAGAGGGAGGGCTGGCGCAGATGTCCAAGGTAAAGCTGGGTTTTGCCCCAGGGCCCAGGGTTGAGAGAGTGTGTCGTGACCCCGCAGGACCTCTCGTGTGGGAGGGAAGTCTGAAGCCATCCTATGTAGCATCTGCTGCTCACTGCTCACTTGTTCCTGAGGCAGACTGGGGATACCACAGAGATGGCAGGAAGGAATAAAGGCCCAAATGCGAACCTTAACAGAGTTGTGGAAAACATAAATTCCAAAGGAAAGAATTACTATCCTCGAGACATTAGGTGAGATAGTCTTCATAACCAAATGTAAAATTTAACTGAGCTTCCTGGTAACAGaagcaaaaagtaaaatgaaacactCCAGCAGAGAGGTGAGCTCTCTGGATCGTTCTAAGATTATAAACCAGAGACTCCCAATAATTGAGAGAGTCATTATACTGGGGATTCTGGAGAAGGAATTACTGTTGATTGGATTCAGGCCTCCCTCTCAGGTTCCTGGGAgcagagagaaaagggggaaggTGGTGGATGCTCACAGCTGTTCTCACTTGGTGATGAACTGATAATGCCGAGCTCCACCTTGAGAGGGAGTTCACACACCTGGTTGTGATGACTGAGAGCTTAGTCCTGCTCTGGGGTGGCTTGGGCCACGGCCACTGAGGAAGGTGCTGGAGGCTCAGCTGTAATTTAACCCTTGTGGACAGTGACAAAGGCCTGGAGACCAGAGTCTTGCAGGCTGTTCAGCTTTCCCTAGGTGGAACCCAAAGTTGTGGGGAATGCTGTTTTCATCTTGAGAGTAGTGGGTTAATCAGGAGGGCCCCAGAGGTGCGGGG comes from Macaca fascicularis isolate 582-1 chromosome 10, T2T-MFA8v1.1 and encodes:
- the ZNF831 gene encoding zinc finger protein 831 encodes the protein MEVPEPTCPAPPPRDQPAPTPGPPGAPGGQASPHLTLGPVLLPPEQGLAPTVFLKALPIPLYHTVPPGGLQPRAPLVTGSLDGGNVPFILSPVLQPEGPGPTQVGKPAAPTLTVNIVGTLPVLSPGLGPTLGSPGKVRNAGKYLCPHCGRDCLKPSVLEKHIRSHTGERPFPCATCGIAFKTQSNLYKHRRTQTHLNNSRLSSESEGGGGGLLEEGDKAGEPPRTDCRGESRSQEMHEGASERPLSPGAHVPLVAKNLDMKTEAAPCPGSAFADREAPWDSALTASTQLWRKLPEQKSPTVGKPCALQRQQATAAEKPWDAKAPEGRLRKCESTDSGYLSRSDSAEQPPAPCSPLHSLSEHSAESEGEGGPGPGPGGAGAEPGARGAGLELEKKRLEERIARLISHNQAVVDDAQLDNVRPRKTGLSKQGSIDLPTPYTYKDSFHFDIRALEPGRRRALGPARSTWTPPDKSRPLFFHSVPTQLSTTVECVPVTRSNSLPFVEGSRTWLEPRDPWPRTQKPLSPRPSPARLGCRSGLSSTDVPGGHPRALVRQAAVEDLPGIPTGDAPVPTEDTDVKRIAAREAVAGKGRAGGRKCGQRRLKMFSQEKWQVYGDETFKRIYQKMKASPHGGKKTREAGVGSGTELGLPLQKEAAGSSGTVPTQDRRTPVHEDTSTGATPEPWGNPPAPEASLVTEPTKHGEMVARTGDRNRPRVEEVVSSPALGGRDSPCSGSRSPLVSPNERLELGWQLTPAPGPLKGGDLEAPRPVLPDPKLEGGAGGVGDVQETCPWAQTVLRWPSSGSGEDKLPSERKKLKVEDLHSWEQPEPVGAETPGRPVQAASLSSQKQDADPGEVPGGSKESARQGGELLESSGASLAADSVALKRVGPRDKAPPLHPAVPAPGEHPPLATPPQAPRVLSALADNAFSPKYLLRLPQAETPSPLPIPRGPRHSQDSLCSSGWPEERASFVGSALGTPLSPSPASGPSPGEADSILEDLSSSRPRDGRKGAQLRGDKGDRMATNRPAARESPISAPGAPREATSSPPTPMCEAHLVQDMEGDSDRIHRLCMGSTLATARPSGDVPNPWVPNWELGEPPENAPEDPSSGPLVGPDPCSRLQPGSFLTALTRPQGVSPGWPELALSSHSGTSRSHSPHSPHNPFPSLKAEPRLTWCCLSRSVPLPAEQKARAASVYLAAHFPGSSLRDEGPSGPPGSSGGWTWTSPGEGGLAQMSKFSYPTVPGVMSQHQASEPEGKKGLPRRAKMSHGNGKQRKLRTNPKRYKRNFLQSCVQLRASRLRTPTWVRRRSRHPPPLEGVKPCRTPGQTSSEIAGLNLQEEPSHATTESPPCCGKEEKKEGDCRQTSGTLSLGTSSRTVREMDKRTVKDISPSASEHSDCTAHSTAATSGFSLQSDTYLAVVNDALLPAGKSLDLGLLETQLPAFQDPVSTDPKPCIFSDAQGPSSFGSKGTFPRHDIATSVSAICISLPARTDHIAQEIHSAEPQDHSQTAGRTLIPSSPDSKATGEGRAQTLLPGRPSSGQRISDSVPLGSTEKTHLEIPASRPSSASSHQKEERHKTFFPSRGQYGCGEMAVPCPSLGSDGRKRQVSELITRKDSVVPSKPEQPIEIPEAPSKSLKKRSLEGMRKQTRVEFSDTSSDDEDRLVIEI